Part of the Chrysiogenes arsenatis DSM 11915 genome, GCGTGCGGTAATGGGTACTGTGAACGACGGCCTCGGGAAGCTCGACGGCAATATTCGCCGAAAGGGTGCGGAATCCATTAAACAGATTCATCTCCAGTACCGGCGTATTACCTGCCGCCATAAGCACGATCATCGTTTCACCAACGGCGCGTCCAAGTCCAATCATCAACGCCGAAAACAGTCCGCTCATAGCGGTTGGAATAATAATCCGCACCGCCGTTTGCCATGGCGTTGCTCCAGCTGCTAACGATGCCGAACGGAGGTGTTCGGGAACACTGGTCAGCGCATCTTCGGCAAGGGTGTAGATAATCGGGATGATCGCAAACCCCATAATAAAGCCAACGACAAGTGCATTCCGTTGGACATACGTGCCAAAGATCTGACCAACGAGCGGTAAATCGGCACGTGAATCAAAGCCGACCATAGCAATCAACTTTGCTAGCGCGGCGGCCAGAGCAAAGGTGAGCACTAAGCCGACCAAAAACTTGAACAACTCGATGCGGCCAACCTTCTGCGAGTTCTCGGTATTCGCACCGATACGGTCACTGAACGACTCGCTCATCCGCTTCATGCCAAACGCTACCGCTATCGCACTCAGGGGGATGAGCATCAGAAACCATCCAGGGAAACCATCGCCCACACGGCCATTCAGCCACAGTTTAATATCACCGTAAAAAATGACCGATTCGGCCAGTGGCCCAACAACACTCGCCAGAAAAATTCCCAACGGCAAGGCAACCAAAAAAATGAAATAAAAGCGGTATTCGCTCAGGCGAATAATTTTTTCTGTCGGCAATAACTGCATAAGGTAGGCGCAGAGCAAAAATGCTATCGGAATCGTAAGAAAGGCACTGAGCACGGCTGGCACCGATCCCTCAACAAAAGGGGCAATCGTCAGTGCTGCCAAAAATCCAAGCACAACACTCGGCAAACTGGCCATCACTTCAACTACGGGCTTGACCCGCGCACGAATTTTGCGATTTAAGAATTCACTGGTGTAAATGGCCGCCATCAAAGCAATCGGCGCTCCGAAAAGCATAGAGTAAAACGTCGCCTTGAGCGTGCCAAAGATTAATGGAATCAAACCGTACTTTGGCTCAAAGTCATCCGTACCACTTGATGATTGCCAAACGTGCTCTGCCTCTGCCGAAGTTTCATAGCGGGTTTTGCTAAAAAGTGACTTCCACGTCGCTTCGATGTGTGGCGCGTGAAGTTCAAACAACACCCCTTTTTCCTGATTAAAAACAGCGAATTTATCGTTCTTCGGTGAAATGGCAAGTGCCTGAATCGGCGAATCGCCAATACTCGTATGCAGCACTTCACGATCCGTCGTTACGTGGAAAATCCGTACCGAACCATCAGCATATCCCGCGAGGAACATCCGTTTGCGGTAGGAAGAGATGATGCTTGTCACCGGAGATCCACTTCCCGCAAATTGTGATGCATTCACCAACAAGGCACCATCTGCACTGGTAGCATTATCTGGCTTAATGCGAAACCATGTGGTCACGTTCCCTTGAGAATCGCCAACCAGCAATGTTTGACGCCCGAGCAGTGGTTCAACTTTCGTAATATACCGGCTCGAATCGCCAACCATCTCCAGCTCTTCGGCAATCACTGGAGCTTCGATGATACGCGAATCTATCCGCACCACGTGGCCATCTTTCCAGATGACATACACGGTGTCGCCAATTTCCGAAAGATAGAGAAACTCCGGCTGGCCTTTCCTGTCAAAATACTCTAGGTGGATACTGCCTGAAGCCAGCGAAGTGGTTGTTTTGCCCGTCAATAAATTGCGCCGTTTGGTCACAGAACTAATATTCAAATCACCGTTGACCGATAATGTCGCCAGCAACGTCCCATTCGCACGCACAATGCGGTCGACTAAAAGAATAGAATCACCCGCCGCTCCGGCAATCGGGTCATCAAGCTGATACCGAACCGTGTACGCGCGAAACTGTCCGCTGGGCGTTTTTTCCGCCAAGCCGTTTTCCAGTACAATCAACTCACCTTCAGGCGTATGACGAAGTGCTTCGTCGATACTTTCTTGTTCACGGAATTCGACCGTAAAGCCTATTTCTCCAAAAACAACGGAACCATCGGCAAAGCCATACGTAACGGTTCCGGTGATATTGTCATAGTGATAGGCGGTAGGTTCTGCATCGGGAAAAAATAACACTTTTTTCATGATCGCGCCGGTATCAACACGGAAAATATCAAGTTCCGTACCGTTATTCACACCGGAAAATCCTACCGTATTGTACTCATTGATCGCGATAAAACTCGACGAGGTTGTCTCCATCGCACCAAAAGTTGCAAGCGGCTTTGCTGTTTCCGACTGAAAAAGCGGAACAACAACGGAGCCAAGAAAGATAAACACGGTGGCTACCGCTAAAACCGTCCCAATTCCCCCGATGGTGATAAATAGTCGTGAAAAAAACTCGGCCAACTTTACCCGCAAACTTGTTTTCCGCCTACGATAGACGCCGGTAAATGTAGAAGTCGCCATGTGATAGTGTCCTGTCATAAATTTATTACGGTTGCTCCATCTCACCACACCTATGGCGGAACGAAACAATGCCTTCGGCAAAAACTGCAAAAACGGGAGCACGTATGCCCCCGTTTTCGTCACAATACGTAGCGTGTTACTTCGCCATGTATTCTTCGATAATTTCCTTGTCAGGCGACTTCACGGTCATCCCCTTTGGTCCGCCACCAGGGATAACAACAAACTTTGCCAGTTCACCATTTTTCTGAAAATCAGCAAGATCCTTCGATCCTTCCTTCAAAATCCACAGACGTCCATCTTCAAGAAATGTTACGAAACCCGCCTTGGCGTATTCAGGTGCTGGGGTAGATTTTGCAAAGGCTAAACCCGCTATGCAGAGAACTATTAAGAGAGCAAGTACAGAGTTTTTCATTGAATTATCTCCTTTTTCTATTGAAAGTTATTTAATACCGACATTGGATAGCTGCTCTACTGCAATCGTGTTAGACACGGGGAAATAGCCATCTTTCACGACGTCTTCCTGTCCCTGTTTACTAAAGACATACTTAATGAACTCAGCGCGCAGCGGGTCAAGCTGACTCCCAGGCTGGTGGTTGACATACACATACAGGAAGCGGGCAAGTGGATATTCGCCGGTGTACGCGAATGCGGGTTCAGCCGGAACACAAGTAGCATTCGGGCCAGTTGCCAGTGCTACCGTTTTCACGTCAGCCGTTTTGTAGCCAATACCACTATAGCCAATACCAAACTTTTCGCTGGCAACACCCTGAACAACTGACGAGCTACCTGGCTGCTCCTTCACGGTATCTTTATAATCGCCCTTGAAAAGCGCGTTTTCTTTGAAGTATCCGTAGGTACCAGAAGCCGCATTACGACCATAAAGGCTGATCGGTTTATCCGCCCATTCGCCAGTCAAACCCAACTGACCCCAGTTCGTAATGTCACTTGAATGACCACCGCGACGGTCTTTAGAAAACACCGCATCAACCTGTTGTAACGTCATGCACTCAATGGGGTTATCTTTGTTCACATACACCGCAAGCATATCAATGCTGGTGCCAAGTTCGGTTGGCTTGTAGCCATATTTCTTTTCAAAGTTGTCAATTTCTTTGCCGTTCATGGCGCGGCTCATCGGGCCAAATTGAGCGGTACCAGCAATAAGCGCCGCTGGAGCCGTGGAAGACCCTTTGCCTTCAATTTCGATTTTTACGTTTGGATAGTGCTTCAAAAAGCCCTCTGCCCACAGCGTCATCTCATTATTCATGGAGTCGGAACCAACACTTTTCAAGCTGCCGGAAACGCCCTGGACTGGCTTGTAAGAAGGAAGTTTTGGATCAACAAGACTGGATGCGATCGCGGCGGCAGGGATAACCGTGGCCGCTGCAAGAGCGAGGGCGGTAAACGTAATCTTTTTCGACATAGTGGAATCTCCTTGCGATTATTGCTGTCGCCAGCGGTTGCAATAAAACACACCTGCTGTCATGGAGTTCCGAAGAAAATGTCAATTTTCTGTAAAATGAAATTTTCCTACTTTTAAAGCAGGCAGACGAGCCCGCCCTCATACTTGACTTTTCTTTTACATTTTTTTGACATCTATTATAGTGTGCGCGCATACATTGACGAGGCCTTGGACATTCTGTTCCGTACTCGAAATTGTTGCCTTTAATAGGATAGAAACACCATGAACGCGCTTCGATCTACCACTTCACTGTGTAGTGTTCTGCTTTTCCCTTTGGGCGTATTGGCTGCGGAAACGCCGACGCCTCCGTTTTGGACGCTTGCCAGCGGTTCAGTGCTCACGTGCCTCCTCGCATTGGTTCTGGCAATACCCATCTCGCTTGCTATCGCGCTACTCCTGAGCGAACTCCTTCCGCCATCGCGTGTCCGAAGCGCCTTCATAGGCTTGCTGGGAGCACTGGCCTTTGTGCCAGGCATTGTGTATGGCATGGTGGTGGTATTTATTTTTAAGCCCTTTACGCGCGAAACATCTGAAGTCGCTGCGCTCTTTTTACCGGAGCCGGTATCGCTTCTCGGCATCCTTTTTCAGGAAGGGTTGCCTGAACTTGATATTATTGTCGCCTCCCTTGTGCTCGCCGCGATGGTGATCCCCTACATGGCCACCACTATGCGGGAAGCATTTTTAAAAATTGATCCGCAAATGCGCGAAGCGGCCTATGCATTAGGTGCGACTCGTACCGAAGTGGTGCGCGATGTGTTACTGCCGAGCGCCCAAACCGGCCTGATTGCAGGAATTGTATTAGCGATGGGGCGTGCACTGGCAGAGGTGATGGCGCTTTTTTTGCTGATGGGATACTTGCATGAAATACCAGTATCATTTTTTAACGCCTCTACAAGCAGTTCTGTGCTGTTTTTATTTGCGACGTTGCTATTGTTTGGCAGTGCGCTTTTGCTCTACCAAGTTCGCCGCATACTGGCGCGCGAAGGGATGTTGCCATGAGTGCGACAGCGCCTATTCTTTCTACCCACGAACTTTCGCTGCACTACGGCACCATGCAGGCGCTCAACCGCGTTTCACTGGATATTGTCCCGAAAGAGATTGCTGCCATTATTGGCCCTTCGGGGTGTGGCAAATCATCGCTGGTGCGTTGTTTCAATCGCATGCACGACCTCTATGCGAACGTCGCCTATCAGGGCGAAATTCGCTATGACGGGAACAACGTCCTGGCACCAAGCACCGATTGCACGTGGCTCCGTCGTCGACTGGGGATGGTTTTCCCCAAGCCGGTGCTCTTTCCGAAATCATTACGTGAAAACATGCGTCACGGGCTGAAAATGCGCGGCATCGCCCACCGTGCCGAACTCGACGACCGCATGGAGGCGGTGCTACGTCGCACGGGGTTATGGAATGAGTGCAAAGATCGCTTGGATCACAAACCCCACATGCTGAGCCTCGGGTTGCAGCAACGTTTGGTGATTGCGCGCGCCCTGAGTATGGAGCCAGAAATCCTGATTTTAGATGAACCGACCAGCGCGCTTGACCCCGTCGCTACCGGAAAAATCGAAGAGTTGTTGCTGGAACTCAAAGCATCGCTCACTATTATTTTGGTCACCAATAATATCCAGCAAGCCGCACGGCTGTCAGATACCACGGCTTTTATGTATTTAGGCCGTTTAGTGGAATGTAACCGAACCGAAGTGATGTTTACCATGCCCAAAGATACACTGACCGAAGCGTATATCACGGGGCGTTTTAGCTAAAGGAGTTACATGAAATACCATCAACAGGAATACATCGAACTGCGTACTCTGATTGCCGAAATGTCACTCACGGTTACGGAAATGCTACGCGATT contains:
- a CDS encoding ABC transporter permease subunit: MATSTFTGVYRRRKTSLRVKLAEFFSRLFITIGGIGTVLAVATVFIFLGSVVVPLFQSETAKPLATFGAMETTSSSFIAINEYNTVGFSGVNNGTELDIFRVDTGAIMKKVLFFPDAEPTAYHYDNITGTVTYGFADGSVVFGEIGFTVEFREQESIDEALRHTPEGELIVLENGLAEKTPSGQFRAYTVRYQLDDPIAGAAGDSILLVDRIVRANGTLLATLSVNGDLNISSVTKRRNLLTGKTTTSLASGSIHLEYFDRKGQPEFLYLSEIGDTVYVIWKDGHVVRIDSRIIEAPVIAEELEMVGDSSRYITKVEPLLGRQTLLVGDSQGNVTTWFRIKPDNATSADGALLVNASQFAGSGSPVTSIISSYRKRMFLAGYADGSVRIFHVTTDREVLHTSIGDSPIQALAISPKNDKFAVFNQEKGVLFELHAPHIEATWKSLFSKTRYETSAEAEHVWQSSSGTDDFEPKYGLIPLIFGTLKATFYSMLFGAPIALMAAIYTSEFLNRKIRARVKPVVEVMASLPSVVLGFLAALTIAPFVEGSVPAVLSAFLTIPIAFLLCAYLMQLLPTEKIIRLSEYRFYFIFLVALPLGIFLASVVGPLAESVIFYGDIKLWLNGRVGDGFPGWFLMLIPLSAIAVAFGMKRMSESFSDRIGANTENSQKVGRIELFKFLVGLVLTFALAAALAKLIAMVGFDSRADLPLVGQIFGTYVQRNALVVGFIMGFAIIPIIYTLAEDALTSVPEHLRSASLAAGATPWQTAVRIIIPTAMSGLFSALMIGLGRAVGETMIVLMAAGNTPVLEMNLFNGFRTLSANIAVELPEAVVHSTHYRTLFLAALTLFVMTFVLNTVAEVVRQRFRKKAFEL
- a CDS encoding PstS family phosphate ABC transporter substrate-binding protein, which translates into the protein MSKKITFTALALAAATVIPAAAIASSLVDPKLPSYKPVQGVSGSLKSVGSDSMNNEMTLWAEGFLKHYPNVKIEIEGKGSSTAPAALIAGTAQFGPMSRAMNGKEIDNFEKKYGYKPTELGTSIDMLAVYVNKDNPIECMTLQQVDAVFSKDRRGGHSSDITNWGQLGLTGEWADKPISLYGRNAASGTYGYFKENALFKGDYKDTVKEQPGSSSVVQGVASEKFGIGYSGIGYKTADVKTVALATGPNATCVPAEPAFAYTGEYPLARFLYVYVNHQPGSQLDPLRAEFIKYVFSKQGQEDVVKDGYFPVSNTIAVEQLSNVGIK
- a CDS encoding PstC family ABC transporter permease, whose product is MNALRSTTSLCSVLLFPLGVLAAETPTPPFWTLASGSVLTCLLALVLAIPISLAIALLLSELLPPSRVRSAFIGLLGALAFVPGIVYGMVVVFIFKPFTRETSEVAALFLPEPVSLLGILFQEGLPELDIIVASLVLAAMVIPYMATTMREAFLKIDPQMREAAYALGATRTEVVRDVLLPSAQTGLIAGIVLAMGRALAEVMALFLLMGYLHEIPVSFFNASTSSSVLFLFATLLLFGSALLLYQVRRILAREGMLP
- a CDS encoding phosphate ABC transporter ATP-binding protein, which gives rise to MSATAPILSTHELSLHYGTMQALNRVSLDIVPKEIAAIIGPSGCGKSSLVRCFNRMHDLYANVAYQGEIRYDGNNVLAPSTDCTWLRRRLGMVFPKPVLFPKSLRENMRHGLKMRGIAHRAELDDRMEAVLRRTGLWNECKDRLDHKPHMLSLGLQQRLVIARALSMEPEILILDEPTSALDPVATGKIEELLLELKASLTIILVTNNIQQAARLSDTTAFMYLGRLVECNRTEVMFTMPKDTLTEAYITGRFS